ATAGTGTTATATATATTGTACTTGGGAAAGTTGTAAATTAGGTTAATTgcacaaaaatatagttttatatcaacCAGGTTTAATTTAGTCGCTTATACACATAAAAGTTCATAGACAAATTCCAAATAGTAAccaaaaagaaaatatatcaaaaatccCTCATTAATAAAGTGAGATATGATAATCATCgatgttcaaaatattaattttgagcAAAAGTAAATGGCTTGGCTTGAGAAAATTGATATGAATTGTTTGTGAAAGAGTCATGGGAGCAGAAAACTCCcaaaacaagaattttttttaagCTATAGACGGGagttaatttgtaataattgattgtaacatacaattttattagatTTGCACTTGTAAGATGTAGTTTTTACATggtacaaaaaaagtttttcagcGCATCAATGTTAAAAGAAATTCCCTAACCAACCTTGGATGGTTGTATCACTGTAAAATACAGCAATAATGAGATCTTACTTAAAGAGGTCACTGAAACAAGCAGTTGCCTTGGGGTTGATGTACAGGTACTCCTGCATAGGTTTCTGTATGTATCTATACAAGATAATGTATAGTAGAGAATTAAGTTGCCATGTTTTTAAGAACTGCTAAAAtcacatcaataaataaatatggcaaGAAAGGTGGTCATAATTTATGAACTTCAAAAAGGAAGTGTTATttaaacaagttgaaacttggtacaaaaattgatcttataaatatctcggtTAAGTTCATAAGCCAGCTTTCTATGCCGTTTTGTTCAAAATGGCGGtggttcaaactttaaaaatttcacaactctgttatttttggatataaaagtaatttgtaatgttaaaaaatttaattaacattttgtaataaacaatttttgtctCTCAATCGCTTTCCAAATTTTGATCACTTTAAAATCccataaacaatttttatcacCAAGAACTgttaaaactaatacaaacttggtatagaaattaaacttataaatatattggttAAGGCCATTGACCAGCTTGATACACCATttattccaatatggcggcctttcaaatgtttagaaaattcacaagtgttatttataaacctaCACTAAATATAAAGGTGTTTTGGAATGCATATAAGATTTTCTAAACCTTTGTTATAAACAAGTTTGTTTTATCTCAcattgttttcaagatattgagtaAATGTAAATACCATGAAAATTAATCATACTTCGGTTGTCAGAAAATCTACATACTAtatttcttccgactgagccgggAGGACTATTtttgattgtaattaaaatataaaattcatacttaatgggtataaatgaaaaattaacaacatgaacgactataaaacatttatattacagatAGTACAGTCTAAATAATATAACCTcacattcaataattattaactgtGCATGTAGTAGTCGATCAATGTGGAAAATGCGGCGAATCCTGCTGCGCCCAAAACAGCTGCTTTCACTCCCGCTGAAAAGTGAAATATATTACAACGGTTTACAACGTAAAACACACTGCaacttaaaaagttaatttaaccaatttttaaatacctaCATAATTAAGTTCATGGCTTGGAAAACACGtcattggaaaataaaaatatatattgtactatATGTAGAACATATTTGATTCAGTAAAATACCCACATTTTAGCTTATGAAAGTATGTAGTACTAATTACATTGGTGAACTGTAGAAGTGGATTAGTTGGTGTGCTCTTTTGAACAAAGTCGGATACTTGAAACTGTTAGGCCTTCATAAATTACTTGAGTTCTTTTtcacttcaaaattaaatattatatcaatacaatagtaataaaaactaaaattaaatgttgttacTATAACTATGGCTCAGTGaactttgtataaaattaaaaatgaacaaaaagaaaatatactgactagtttacaaaataaacatatcacTCTACAGTTATGCTTAGGTTTGCAGTTTTTGTAGTACGATACTTGTCAAACACGAGTTAGAATGGAGTCCATATTTGCGTGGGCCTAGGCCTAAAGGTTGTTATTCAGCCTCATTGTCATCTAAATCATGATCACTTACTACACTTTCGTCCTCAGAAATAGCAAAATCAGGATCAATACCATCATTGTCACTAACAAAATCAAACAGCAAACGCCTCAGCTCGTTGACGCCATttcagttgaaaataaaaatcactttacATGTTTCTTGTTATCAACTAACTAATCATAATACATCTGTATCTATTCCTAAACAaacgaatttaaaacaaatatttaatcaaacagCAGCAGACTACAAGTTGTTTAGTCAGCTAAAAATAAACACTACGCAGGTTTTTGCAAACAACTATGCATCGTAATAATGCAGAAAGTGAAACCATAGAGAACCAAAGTAACTTGTGTCTGATTATTTAAAACCCTTCACAAGATCTACAGAGATGTTAAATTGAACAAATATGACTCCGATTGACTGTTTTTGGTTAGATATTCATGTTGGCATAGATGTTGGACTGAACCCAGCCTTAGACCAGAATGGCAGAGATAGTAACGTCGGACTGAGTTCATCTATGGACCTCAAAAAGGTTAATTACAAATCTCTTTATATTACCTCTTAGTCCAATCAATCCTCCAGTAACTCCACCTGCGTATGTTCCATTCCTCCAATCAGATTTCCCCCTATGCTGaaacaacataaatttataaatgacagattgaaaacacttttatttattgtttgatagTTATGCATACATTAAACTTAATACTGTagttaatacacaaaataataccTAACTATTTGAGCtctgtacatatttatattaataagtcATCTACTATGAGTTATTTTGGTGAGAAATAAACTGAATTTCCATACCTAATTCAGTCAGCTGGTATTTTGAattgtaacatttcatttaaaagaataatGCACTATCTTTAATTGGTATAAAAGGTTGAGTTACCATTTCACAGAGCTGGTGATGATTCGTCTGTTCTCTCACATTTCTCTCAATACATATATGCCCCTCACGCTTAGAAAAAGTGAGGCACATTTGGTATACAAACTCTGTTTGAAACTAGTATGTCAGCACCAAAGTCCCTGTATAGTTATATATAGCCCAATTAAATGCATAAATCAAGTAGTATTTTTTAAGGAGGATATTCAGTCATTTTGTTTAGGAGTGGTGTTTATTTATGCTGCTATCATTAGGTCACATTGACtgatgtatattatttagttaagaATAAGCATTCATTAGTTTATggtaatgtattgaacaaaattctgaaattttcttTCACTAAAGACTTGTAAATCATACTACTGGGTATCAATCCAATTTTGAAATCAAGAGCAATTGGTCcaactttattttttgtgttttgctacattttttattttatgttcattcttcagaatttaatttcaagttaATAGGATAAACATGTGATAAAGTGTTACTGACACATGTGATAATATTACAGGTTAAGAGTAAGGAAGGACCATGTGGCTCTAAATTTACTTGTAATTAACTGCTCAATAACTTATATTGAGTGGAGTGTTCAGGAAAATTCTGAACTCCTCATATAGAATGCCCaagtatcagtaatattttaaggagaaatgatgaaatattaaaaGAGGTGGATTATATGTATAACATGCCCAAATCTCATTGGTTCAGATCTCTAAAATACAACGCCCTCAGTAGGTTAGATATCTCTATCAATACCACAATTATTGCACAAAAACAatcactaaacaattttaaaacttcaatgtcAATTAaagttttggtatttatttacaatagcgtgaccatggaaaatggacttttttttcatgggttgggcatttatagccaagtattattatcacaggtgcatataaactggggggaaagtatattattgtattatattgatgcctttcgggcattattgcgttaaggagcaggggcatcacgtgatctgggattcgacttttgcaagctcgagttaattttttttctaaaagagcaagcagtgcggagcactgcgcagcgggcaggcatcgttgacaggattaacgtactagtcagcatcatttcagtaacttatcacttaccttaaccTCCTCAGACCCATGCAACAatgagtgaaaatatttaaaaatcactgttatattctgattttagatattttttcagtaagaaaaatatttttctaaacttttatttattacacctaGCTAAATTAATTGATGTAGCTCATATGCGACATTGGGTTTTTAAGTGTGAAATAATTACAGCAATTCCTTgagttacaaaatgttttattttgcctatatttctttataaaaaaacataaagttacatTTCGTGGTATGATTTGAAACAGTTGCGATCTTTAGTAATACAAAAGGTGCATTTTACACGTGGTGCACTGAAAGCGAGCTCGGTTACTTTTACAACCAGGCATCCTGCACCGATAGCATTTTTTCTGCATCAGGTATTGTGGGTAAGTGGAGAGCCATTGTTGTCCTAAGGTCTGGCGGGGGATGAGGAAGTGTgcgcttcttcttcttcttctatggtcTCTCATTGTCACTGTCCTCTTGATCAGATTCCACTAGCTCGTAGACTGCTACAGCCCGTGAGGTTGAAGAGTACACTAAATGTTCAGCTATTCTTCTACGAAACTCAAAGGAATCAAGCTGATCACGTCTAGGAgtggtttgttgttgttgttgccTTCTGTAGTAAATCCAAGCTGCCACTAATGCAAAGTCAAATAAATGGAAGATGACTCGGACAGTCCACTTCCTAGTCCTCCCGGAGATTCTGTAAAAGCTGATCAGGCGATCTAAGAGATCAATTCCTCCCATGTTGGCGTTAATAGTTTCTAATGGAAGATGGACGGCTAACGTCAACATAGACTTTGTTCTTTTTATCCCATCTGTGACAAATATCAGGTGGAAAAGTACCTTCATTTGAAGAAGCTACTATTACTGGTTTGTTGTCGTACCATTTTACCACACAAATTTGTTCATCATCCCTTACAACTTGATCCCAAGACCCTCTACCTGCTCTCAACAGTTCAGCATCTGATTTGAATTTTATTCCTTTGGGATCCTCCTAAGATCCAAGGTCCCAGTGGCTTGCATTAATCTTTCAGAATGGAGCAAAATCAAGTAGGTAAACAGAAGTAAAGTAACGATCTATGTACAAAATAGTGCCTGCGTTGAGAGTTTTCAGCTAACCGCATTACAACCTTGCCTCCTATATTCAAATCTGTGCAGGCAGGATCATTGGTAATACTGTCACCAGCGCCTTGGTACAGAAAAAAATCTAAAGGGAGTCCATCAGGGCTGgcagaaacaaaaatttttaaaccacatgGATTTGGTTTTCCTCGAACTACCTGGCGGGAAGGACAGCTACCCCAGAAGGGAACCATCTGCTCATCAATCGAGACTTTAGAGGATCTAGGGTTGGCAAGACACGCTTGTCTGACAGTGTTCTATTAAAGGTTGTACCTtccaaaatttattacttttcctAGTCTCATCAGAAATCAAAGCATCATCAACCACTTTGAGGTTTCCTTCTTATTTTCTTCAGGTGATGTCTTTAGCTCTTTTCCgttttttttcaagtaattttgGTTTACTCATTGTACTTATTAATTCGTAGACGAACTCAGGTATGTAACTTTTATAATGGTCATAGGGATTACCTGTAATTACATTTTCATCCGGGACATGCTCAGGTGCTGGTGGCAAAGGTTCAAAGGATTCTTTATGCTTCCAAATGATTCTCCTTGGCCTAGGGGTTTCTTCTAATGGATCTGTGGGTAAAGGTGGCTGTAGATCTTCTTCCACCACAGGACTCATCTTCTTCATACTCTAGTTCTTGCAAGTTCACAGGTGTAAAATGGTTGGATCAGCATCCGAGTCATCAGAGTCGTAACCCTCGAGGTCGGAGACATCGTCCCGGAGTACGTCGATCAAGTCTCGGATGTGACTCGTCACAAAGTCCTGAAAACACGTAGAGTACATAAAATCATGcctaaataaatgaaatgtaagaaaataaCCAGCCTAAAGTTTTATTTCAGACAAAAACTGCACATAACATAGCCTATTATAACTCTGAACATTGCAGATTAAAAGCCCAATGTAGCAAATGCGCTACATTCCCGAAAAAGTTAACCTGAACCCTTGAACCCAGTGTAGCGAATACGCTACATCATTATTAAACTGCACAAAACGcaataaattaccataacaaCTGTATAATACTTGATATTATcaaaaaccttatatttttacaatcaaatagataacaaacattttggattaacaaaatattaatgtttaataaattaaaacttacctCTGCGAGGACATGCTTGAAGTAAAACTGTTGTGCAAGCTTCAGGTGTGGCCCACTCCGGTGGTGGAGTAAACTAACATAACCTTAAAACCACTAGTACTGTCGTGTGCTGCACTCTTTGAGGAATACAGTGAACTAGATCAAATCTTGACTACTACAGATACCaatcttacaaaaattaaatatggtaATGTCTCGTATACGCTACTCCAGGTCTGAGGAGGTtaatgaacatccaacacaaaggtgtgccattaccactactgaactaggaggttaagaatagacacggaggaacaaaatagttcaaaatggcgtcccttctttatttgagagagccgcggagtaataccaaactgtcaaatatggatagtattGCCAGAGGTACtatcaaaaacagagttttcagaggatttcaaaaaatcataactcctttgattttcgttgccgacgaatattttcttcactattgttttcaggaaaaattgtagttttcaggaaaaaaaaatgaacatacctttccatggtcacattattgtaaattgataccaaagtCTTAATCTGATAGTCTAAAGGACAGAACACACATACCCGCACTGCACCCAACACTTGAATTGGCCAAGTGTTTGCCGTCaaacggtgaaagaattgcagcatGGTATTTAACAAAGTCCACACATTTCTGCAACGGATCGTCAAAGCCACACGATGCCCGCACGGCGGGCACGGTGTGGTCTAATAGCGTCATCTATCATGGATATAGAGTTATAATAGATAAAGCTAAAAAAAtggaatattaaatgtttctattgCACTTCTTGCATTAAGAAAACTTACTTTTTAACAttccattttaacattttttacggtactttgggattataccgaccacactagtatgaagaacacaaaaatagaaatttatagaaacaaacatgatagaacgaaaaaacaactcttcaattacaaaattacaaacttacaagcatttccaggtattgttatcggtattgttgtcgctgttatcttatctttctcgagaatcctgattacggcaggccgcgcggcatcacgtgatttgcacggtacataattgcctttccattacaattcaatttatatttctgattagcccctctagaatttgatattttactgataggtactatctcgagggatgtttttctttcgtcgacatcagcgcggggcagcaccgaaggtgctgtcaatgcccgcgctgatggccggaggcactcgcattttgggtggcggaatgtgatcaagaataaaaacaagtttttagtgttttttttaataaagagtttagtttggtaaatgattgtttttgttgaatttttgtgtttggagaaatgtagaggtaaaacacggaagtacaacaaagcgatgcaccagctgaacgggcggcgagactgcaatcacgttatctactagacgctcgactttgacctctgtctgaggatggggaggggtttgcgataagacaattcctgttttatattgacgaaatattgttctacgctaatctagtaatcagtagaaacgaaatgtgaaataacgattcatgtctgggtgtggtcggtataatcccaaagtaccttttttACTATAGGcaaataagttacatttttaggCTTCCTTGCAGTTCAACATTCCAGCCTATGACTTATACACACAACAGAAATTGCACATGGTAAACTTACTGTCTCTATTGCACATTCAATGGCTGAGAACATCGCTCCGACCATGGCAAAGTTTTTGGCATAGCTCAACATGGTTCCCTTCATCTCACGCAGAATTTCTCGTGCAGTTTGTGTTTTGAGCTCTTGGCCTGGGACTATGGTTGGATTCACACTTGAAGAGAACAAGCCCAAAGCTGCCCCAAGTCCAAATCCTAAATATCAATGGAAATTAAGAATTTCTGACATCATACTTCCTATACAAAGGAGAACAATGATAAGATACACAGTTTACACTTTAAGTGTTAATTAtgtcaaacaaatttatttgatatacGTATTCTAATACAAGTTATAACTAGAAAGTAAGTTCTATAGTGTTTATTGCTGTTCACTCAATGTGATTGCCCTTAATAccaagtgtttaaaatttttaaagaattattaaaattgtaatccaTTTATTCGTTTAAGACAATTCTAAAATGATTCAAATATAACAgtatctgtttatatttaaaatgtagcctcaaaaagtgtttgatattaGTAGTAAGAATGAACACCGTACATTCTTCTGTTCAGGACGACAATAGCAAAAGGTTAACAATGCAAAACAAATATTCTGCCACTCTGCACGTTAAGTTCACAATTACCTTTTGATTTAGATGTTCACTTATCAAAATGAATAAGTCATgttataatcttaaatatatttggggtagggtacgataagcggacccggttttttatatcgaaattggcaaacgatattacttaataataaccatcgatataatgaatcgatactgattaattattttgaattattatcttaaatagtctatatcaacggctgtaaacatttaataatacatgtacggtaatattttaattttacataagcaattttaatttttttaaatggcagtcaattttagaaaactacaagacattgctttaaaagatgatgacataaataaaatatattgtttttgtggcttcaacatgttggactcgtaccaaaaaccccattatgtgaaatttgtgggaaagaaacaactataACTGTGAGAGGAGGAAATA
The Homalodisca vitripennis isolate AUS2020 chromosome 4, UT_GWSS_2.1, whole genome shotgun sequence DNA segment above includes these coding regions:
- the LOC124359726 gene encoding mitochondrial import inner membrane translocase subunit Tim22, translating into MEDNSKPVSEHQTLFHNDPFLDNLARYFIGNNTRYRENIIIPRTMGPVVIKTNEEKLIEAGFESCAFKTTMSCVAGFGLGAALGLFSSSVNPTIVPGQELKTQTAREILREMKGTMLSYAKNFAMVGAMFSAIECAIETHRGKSDWRNGTYAGGVTGGLIGLRAGVKAAVLGAAGFAAFSTLIDYYMHS